CCGGTCGAGGAGGGCCTCACGGGCGAGGCGGTAGTTCGAGTCGGGGTCGTCGTGCGGCACGCACCGCTCGTCGCCCCAGTAGAAGTCGACCTTCCACCAGTCGATGGCCGTCGCGCCGTCCGTCGCGAGGCGCTCGTAGCAGCGCCGAGCCGTCGTTCCGCCGGACAGCGCGATCGTGAACGGGTCGGACGGTCGGCTCTGAAAGGCGCGGACGACCCGGGCCGCAAAGGCACCGGGGACGTCGTCGGTGACCTCCACGTCACCCGGCAGTCCCATCGGCAGGTCCTTCAGGCCCCGCCGGCCTGGAGGCTGTTGGCCTTGGTGGTGAGGCTGGTCAGCAGCTCGTCGAACGACTTGCTGAACGAGGCGACGCCCTCGTCTTCGAGCGTGCGGGCGACGTCCTCGAGCTCCACGCCGACCGACGCGAGCTTGTCGAGGGCGGCACGGGCGTCGGCGGGATCCGCGTCGACGGTGCGGGCGAGCGCGCCGTGGTCCTCGAACGCGTCGATCGTGGCCTCGGGCAGCGTGTTCACCGTCTCCGGTCCGATCAGGCGGTCGACGTACATCGTGTCGGGGTACGAGGGGTTCTTCGTCGACGTCGATGCCCACAGCGGACGCTGCGGCTTGGCGCCTTTCGCCGCCAGCGCTTCCCAGCGGGGGCCGCTGAACTGCTCGGCAAAGAGCGCGTAGGCCGCTTGGGCGTTGGCGACCGCAGCGGTGCCCTTGAGCGCGAGCGCCCCGGGCGTGCCGATCTCGTCGAGTCGCCGATCCGTCTCCGTGTCCACCCGGCTGACGAAGAACGAGGCCACGCTCCGGACCCGTGACACGTCCTCGCCGGCCGCCACCCGAGCCTCCAGGGCGGAGAGGTACGCCTCGATCACCTCGGCGTACCGGCTCAAGCTGAACAGCAAGGTGATGTTGATGCTGCGGCCTTCTCGCAGCATCGCCTCGATGGCGGGGACGCCTTCGGCGGTGCCCGGGATCTTCACGTACAAGTTGGGCTCGTCGATCTGCTGGTGGAACGCGCGGGCGGCCTCGATCGTGGCGGGTGTGTCGCGGGCCAGGGACGGTGCGACTTCGATCGACACGAAGCCGTCGACGCCATCGCTGTCGTCGTACACGGGCCTCAGGAGCGACAGCGCGTCCTCGATGTCCTTCGTGACGAGTTGCCAGTACGCGTCCTCGATCGACATCCCGTCGCGGACCAGTGAGGTGAACTGCTGGTCGTACGCGTCACCACCTTCGATCGCCTTCTGGAAGATCGTGGGGTTCGACGTGATGCCGCGCACGCCGCCGTCGATCATCTGCTGGAGTTGACCTCCGGTGATCCAGCCCCGGCGAAGGTTGTCGAGCCAGGGGCTCTGGTCGAACTGTTCGTGGAGATCTTGCAGCCGGGTCATGGTACCTCCGTGGGCGATGCGATGGTCAGGGCGCGTCGGTGGCCAGGTCGCGCAGCAGCTCTCGGGACCGCGCCACGACGTTGTCGACGGTGAATCCGAACTCGGCCAGGGCGACGTCGCCGGGGGCCGAGGCGCCGAAGCGGTCGAGGGCTACGCACGCGTCGGCCCAGCGGTCCCAGCCGAAGCTGACGCCGGCCTCGACGGCGAGGATGGGGACGTGCGAGGGGATGACCTGCTCCTGGTACGCGTCGTCTTGCTCCTCGAACAGCTCCCAGCACGGCATCGACACGACCTGCACCCGCAACCCGTCGGCGGCGAGTCGTTGCGATGCGTCGACGCAGAGCTGGACTTCCGAGCCGGTCCCGATCAGCACCAGATCAGCTTGCTCGCGATCCGGGCCGTGGGTGGCGAGGACGTACGCGCCGCGCCGCAGGCCGCCGTTGCCGGCGGTGCCGTCGAGGACCGGCACACCTTGGCGGCTGAGGACGAGGGCGGTCGGGCCGTCGTGCTCCACCGCGATGCGCCAAGCGACGGCCGTCTCGTTCGCGTCGGCCGGACGGATCACCCGCAAACCGGGCATGGCACGCATCGACGCAAGATGCTCCACGGGCTGGTGCGTGGGGCCGTCCTCGCCGACGCCAACCGAGTCGTGGGACCAGGAGTAGACGACATGTTCCTGGCTGAGCGCGGCGAGTCGCACCGCGGGGCGCATGTAGTCGCTGAACACGAAGAAGGTGCCGCCGACCGGGAGCACGCCTCCGTGGGCGGCCAGGCCGTTCATGACGCCGCCCATCGCGTGTTCCCGAATGCCGTAGTGCACCTGGCGGCCGCCAGGCGTCTCGGCGGACTGGGCGGTCCCGTCGCTCAGCTTCACGCCGGTGTTGCCGGTGAGGTCGGCCGCGCCCACCACCAGACCTGGCACGACGTCGGTGAGCGCGTTGAGCACGTCGCCGCTGGCCGCGCGCGTGGCGATCTGCTTGCCGGCCTCGAAGGTGGGCAGCTTCGCTTCCCAGCCCTGCACGCCGCTGCCCGCCCACGCAGCGTCCCAGACCTGGCGGTCGCCCGACCAGGAGGCGAGGCGCCGCTCCCAGGCCTCACGTGTGGAGGCACCGCGCGAGCCGGCGCCACGGTAGAAGTCGAGCACGTCGTCGGGCACGTAGAAGGTGGCGTCCGGGGGCAGCCCCATGACCTCCTTCGTGTGGCGGATCGATTCCGCGTCGAACGGGTTGCCGTGCGCTCTGGGGTCGTCGGTGAACTTCGGCGACGGGTACGCGATGTGGCTGCGCACCACGATGAGCGACGGCTTGTCCTCGACGCCTTTGGCACGCTCGAGGGCGGCCTGGAGCACGTCGAGGTCGTTGGCGGCCTCACCTACGAAGTCGACGTCCCAGCCGTACGCTTCGAAGCGCCGCACGGGATCGTCGGAGAGCGCGAGCTCGGTGGGCCCGTCGATCGTCACGTGATTGTCGTCGTAGACATAGACGAGTCGGCCGAGGCCCAAGTGGCCCGCCAGCGAAGCCGCCTCGTGGCTGATGCCTTCCTCCAGGCAGCCGTCGCCGCAGATCACGAACGTGTGGTGGTCGACGAGCTCCGGACCGAACCGCGCTCTGAGGACCCGCTCGGCGAGGCCCAGACCGACACCGTTGGCCACGCCTTGGCCGAGCGGGCCGGTGGTGACCTCGACGCCCTTGGTGTGGCGGGCTTCGGGGTGCCCCGGTGTGAGCGATCCCCACTGGCGGAACTGGCGCAGGTCATCGAGGGTGAGCCCGAACCCGGTGAGGTGGAGCATGGAGTACAGCAGGATCGACGCGTGCCCGTTGGACAGGACGAACCGGTCGCGGTTGGGCCAGTCGGGGTGTGCGGCGTCGTAGTTCATGACGCGGGTCCACAGCACGTGCGCCAGCGGCGCGAGCGCCATCGCCGTCCCCTGATGACCGGACTTGGCCTTCTCGGGTGCGTCCATGGCCAGCCCGCGGATCACGTTGATGGCCCGCTGCTCGAGGTCGGGGTCGGTCATGTGGGCAGTGCTCCTGCGCGTGGGCGACGCGGCCACACTAGTGGGGCCTTTCACGGGCCCGGTCGCCCGCGTGGCCGGCCGACCTGCACGGATCGACCCGCCGGCTGGTCAGCTCGCGGGTGGCAACAAGGTGAACGGCACCACGGTGGTGGGGCCGCGGTCGACCGTGCAATGCGCCTCCACCGTGCCGTACTCGTCGAACTCCATCTCGCCCCGGACCAGCCGGTAGGAGAACTTGCCGGGTTCCACCTGCAACGGCTGCACGTTGCGGGCGATCTGCTCGTCGCCCCGGCGGTACACGACTTCGAGCGCCCCGTTGCCCGACTCCGTCGGCGCGCAGCGGACGAGCACGACGAGGTGTGGCTCGATGGTCACGGGCACCGGCTGCGGCGCTGCCGCCGAGAAGTGCACCCCGGTCAGGTCGATGCGGGTGGACGGCCCGGCGACCTGCCGAACGTCGATCCCCTCGATGAAGACGGCAGCCACGATGTCCATGCTCAGTAGGGTAGGCAGCCGTGCCAGATCCAGTTGACGTCGCCGACGCGCCCCCATCCACGCGGACCTTGTCCGAGGCCGCGTCGAAATCGCTGCTCGCCGAACATGGCGTGGCCGTCTTGGAGGAGCGCCTGGTCCACACCGCCGAGGAGGCCGCGGCCGCGGCGCCAGAGGTCGGGATGCCGGTCGTGTTGAAGCTGTGCGGTGACGGGATCGCCCACAAGACCGAGCGCGGCCTGGTGCGCCTCCGCCTCGGCGAGGTCGACGCCGTCCGCGTGGCGGCCGCGGAGCTGCTGGCTGCCGCGCGCCCCGACGATGGCGAGGTCGGCGTGTTGGTGGCCCCCATGGTCTCTGGGAACCGGGAGCTGATCGCGGGGCTCGCCCGTGACCCGCAGTTCGGCCCGACGGTGCTGCTCGGGGTCGGGGGCATCTTCGCCGAGGCGCTTGCCGACGTCGTACTCCGGCTCGTGCCGCTCCACGCCGTCGACGCCGAAGAGATGATCGACGACTTGGCCACCCAGCGGCTGCTCGGACCCTTCCGCGGCGAACCTGCGGTCGATCGGTCAGCAGTCGTCGACGTCCTCGTGGGGCTCTCGAAGTTGGCGGAGGCCCGGCCCGACGTCGTGTCGGTCGACGTGAATCCGCTGATCGTCGTCGACGGCCGTCCCGTCGCGGTCGACGCCCTGGTGGAGGTGGCGTCGTGACCGAACGACCGATCGGCAAGGCCCACTTCCAAGCGCTGTTCGACCCGCGCGGCGTGGTGGTGGCGGGTGCGTCGACGCACCCGGGCAAGTTCGGCTTCGTGGCGCTCCACAACATCCTCGCTTGTGGCTACCGCGGCGACGTCTACGCCACGAACCGTGAGGGGGTCGACGTGCTCGGCCGCCCGACGTTGGCGTCGATCGACGAGCTGCCCGAGGGGCGGGTCGATCTCGTCTTCTTGTGCACGCCGGCGCCGGCGAACCCCGACATCCTCCGCTCGTGTGCCCGCAAGGGGATCCGAGCGGCGTTCGTCGCGTCGGCCGGCTACGGCGAGGCGGGTGCCGATGGTCGTCGCGCCGAGGCCGACCTGGTGGCGTTGGCCAAGGAGCTCGGCATGGTCGTGGTCGGCCCGAACGGTCAAGGGCTGGTCTCGACGCCGTCGTCGCTGTGTGCGCAGATCGTGGCGCCGTACCCGCCGACGGGCCACATCGGGATCGCCAGCCAGTCGGGCAACTTCGTGTCGTCGTTCATGAACTACGCGCGGCAGTCCGGGGTCGGGGTGAGTCGTGCGGTCAGCGCGGGCAACGCGGCGATGCTCGGCGTGCCGGACTTCCTCGACTACTTCGCTTCCGACGAGGCGACCTCGGTGGGCCTGGCCTACGTCGAGGGCGTGACCGACGGTCGGGCCCTGTACGAACGTCTGCACCGCGTCGCAGCCACGATGCCGCTGGTGCTGGTCAAGGGGGGCGCGACCTCAGGCGGGGCGCGGGCTGCCGCTTCCCACACCGGGTCGCTGGCGACCGACGACCGGGTCTTTGACGGCATGTGTCGCCAAGCGGGCGTCACTCGTGCCGCCTCCATCGAGGAGGCGTACGAGGCTGCGGCGACGTTTGCGACCCAGCCGCTGCCGAGCGGGCCGAGGGTTGCAGTGGTCAGCACTGCCGGCGGGTGGGGCGTGGTCACCGCCGATGCCATCGCGGGATCGCCATTGCAGCTCGCGCCGCTGCCCGACGATCTGCGCGACCGACTCGACGGGGAGCTGCCACCTCGTTGGAGCCGGAACAACCCGATCGACCTGGCCGGCGGCGAGACCCGCGACACCATCCCGACCGTGTTGGAGATGGTGGCCTCGCATCGCGAGATCGACTCGGTGGTGCTGCTCGGCATGGGCATCCAGGCCAACCAGGGACGCCTTGAACGGGAGGGGCCGTTCTATCCCGACTACGGGTTGGAGCGGATCGTGGCGTACCACGAGCGCCAAGACGGGCGCTTCGCGACCACCGCGGCGGAGGTTTCCGACGCCACGGGCAAACCCGTCCTGCTCGCCACCGAGCTGGCGGTCGGCGATCCCGACAACGCCGCGGTGGCACAGACCCGCAAAGCCGGTCGGCTCGCATACCCGTCATCGAACCGCGCGGTGACCGCGCTCGGCCACCTGTGGCGCCGGGCCGCCTGGCTGCGGCGGCGCGGACTGGCCTGAGCTCCGCCGCGTCATGCGCCGCTTCCTGCTGCCGTTGCTGTTCCTCATGGCCCTGGTCGCGTGCGGAGTGGGCGGCGTCACCACGATGGGGCTGCGGGCATCGGGGGCCACCACCGGCGGCGGAACGCTGTCGACGCCCGTCTTGTCCGCCCGCCGCACTCCGGGTTTGGTCGAGTCGATGGCCGCAGACGGGGCGTTGCGCACGCAACTCGACCAAGTCGTCGCCCGCTCCCAACCTGCCACCTGCCTGGTCGTGAAGGCCGGTGACCGGGTCGTGTACTCGCACGCGGGCGACGCGGCACTGCTTCCGGCCTCGAACGAGAAGCTGCTCACGGCCACCGCCGTGCTCGACCGGATCGGCCCCACCACGCGGCTGCGCACGCAAGTGCTGTCGACGGCACGGCCTGACGCTGCCGGTGTCGTGCACGGCGACCTGTACCTCGTGGGTGGCGGTGACCCCTTGCTGACCACCGACCCGTACCGGGAACGCCTCGTCGACCCCACGCTCGCCACGCGCCTGGAGCAGCTCGCCGACTCGCTGGTGGCCGCAGGCATCCACCGGGTGGAGGGACGGGTCGTGGGCGACGATCACCGTTACGACGAGCTGCGCGCGGTGCCCACTTGGCAGCCGAACTACCTCACCGAGCATCAGAGCGGCCCCCTGTCCGCGCTCACGGTGAACGACGGCTGGGCCACCTTTCCGAGCAAGGCCGACCCTGATGAGCGGTTGGCTGCGGCACCGGACCCGGCCCGCAGCGCAGCCGACGCCCTCATCTTGTTGCTCGGCCAGCGCGGTGTCGCCGTCACGGGCGGGTCGGCGTCGGGGCTGCACCCCGCGGGCGCGACCGAAGTGGCCCACCTCGATTCCGTGCCGATCACCACCATGTTGCGCGAGATGCTCAGCGAGAGCGACAACCAGACCGCGGAGCTCCTGCTCAAAGAAGTCGGGGTGCGCAGCGGCGGCGGCGGCACCACGCAGGCCGGGCTCGCCGCGCTCCGCGCGGACCTCACGAGCCGGGGCATCCCACTCACCGGCACGGTGCAAGTCGACGGGTCGGGGCTCGACCGGGGCAACCGCGTGACCTGCAACACATTGGTCGCCCTGCTCCAAGAAGAAGGGGCGATGTCGCAGCTGTCTGCAGGGCTGGCGGTGGCCGGCAGGTCCGGCACCCTCGCCGGCCGGTGGCGCGGCACCCCCGTCGCTGACCGTCTGCGCGCCAAGACCGGGACGCTCGACGACGTGAGCTCCCTCACCGGGTTCGTGAACACCGTGCCAGGGTCGTTGCTGACGTTCTCGTACCTCACCAACGGCAAGCCCAAGACGCCGACGCAAGCGGCGGCCGAGCAGGACCTCGGCCTCGACCTGGTCGGTTACCCGGCCGGGGTGACCTTGGCGAAGATCGGCCCGGGTCCGGTCCGGTGACCACCGAGCGCCTGGCGATGTTCCCCTTGGGGACCGTGCTGTTCCCAGGTGAGGCCATCCCGTTGCAGGTGTTCGAGCCGCGTTACCAGGTGCTCGTGGCTCGCTGCTTGGAAGGCCGGCCCGAGTTCGGGATCGCGCTCATCGAACGAGGCAGCGAAGTCGGCGGCGGTGAGACCCGCACGGCGGCCGGGACCATCGCGAGGATCGTCGAAGCGAGGGAGCTGGGAGGGGGCCGATGGTTCCTGCTCGTGGTGGGCGATCGGCGCATCCGTGTGGAGCGCTGGCTCGACGATGACCCGCACCCGTGGGCTGAGGTCGCGGAGTGGCCGGACCCGACCCCCGGGCCGGGGGTGGAGGGGCTGCTCCGGTCGACCACCACCGCGGTTCGCCGAGTGCTGGCGATGGCGACCGAGCTCGGGCAGGCCGTGCGGTCGACGACGTTCGAGGTCCCCGACGATCCGGGACCGGCATCGCACCGACTGGCGAGCGTGGCCCCGCTCGGGCCGTTCGACCGCCAGCGGCTCCTCGAGGCGCCGTCGGTCGAACACCGCCTTCACGAGGTCACGGTGGCGTGCGACGAGCTGCGCACCACCCTCGATCAGGCCTTCCGCAGCTGACCGACCACCCAGAAGGGGTCCACGATGCTTGCGCGTGCCGGCCATGGCCAGTAGCAAAGGACCCCATCGGGCCGGACCGAGATGCCGACGAAAGGACGCGGCGTGGCCGCAGAACGACCGCCGAAGAACGCGACGGCCGCCCAAGGCGAGCCCAAGAGCGTTCCTGATGTCGCCAAAGAGCTCTGGCAGCTGCTGATCGACTACGGCAAGCAGGAGACCGTCGATCCGCTCAAGCGTCTCGGCAAGTTCGTCGCGTTCGGCGTGCCGGCCATGCTCTGCTTGGGGATCGGCGTGATCCTCCTGCTGATCGGTGGCCTCCGGGTGCTGCAGACAGAGACCGGCTCGCATTTCACGGGTCACCTGTCCTGGCTGCCGTACGTGATCACCCTGGCGGTGGCTGGATTGCTGGCCGCCCTGGCGGTGATGGCCATCGCCCGCCAGCCCAAGGAGCGGAGGAACCGGTCGTGAAGGGATCCACCAACAAGAGCGAACCATCCGTCGCGCCGGTGACGACCCCACGACGGATCGAGCCACGCGACATCGAGGCGAAGTTCAACGAGCTGCGCGGCGAGGTCGACCAGACCACCGAGGCAGCCAAGGGAACGATCGTGGCGGTGGGCGCGGCCCTGGCCGTCGGCGTGGTGCTCGTCGCGTTCGTGTTCGGCCGCAAGCGCGGCAAGAAGCGCACGACGATCGTCGAGATCCGCCGGGTCTGACCAACCAAGATGGCCAGCTCCACGGGTCTGTCCCGCAAAGCCCGCCTCGTCGCGATCGGCCGGCGCAACGTCATGCGCCGCGCCCGCCAACAAGGCGGCTTTTGGACCTTCGCTGCCATTGGCTGGTACGGCGCCCGCACCTTGTCGCGCTTGGCCAAGCGCAACGAGGAGGTCGTCTACAGCGAGGCGCTGCGCCCCGGTGAAGCGGTGACGATCCGCCACACCACCGAATCGCGTCGTGACTTCGCCCGTCGCCAGGCGGCGGCCAAGGCCGGCGCCAAAGCCGCCAAGGCAAAGGGCCCGGAGTCGTCGAAGCGCCAGGCACGTCGCGCCGCGAAGGCGGCCGCCGGCTGACGACGCCCGAAACCGGCGGGGCGCCGGAGTGGCCACGCGCCTGGGCCATCATGGAGGCGTGAAGGTCGTCCTGCGCAACCCCCGGCGCGAGCTCGAAGTAGAAGGACCGGTGTCGGTCACGTCGCTGCTCGGCCGCCTCGAGCTGCACCGCGATGCGGTGCTCGTCATCCGCGATGGTGTGCTCGTGCCCGGCGACGCACAGCTGCCCGACGAGGGCACGGTCGAGATCCGCCCGGTGATCTCCGGGGGAGCGGGGGGCCAGGTCCGGTGAAGTGCCGTGTGTGTCGTGGGCCTGCCTTGATCGACGTGCGGCGGGCCAACGCGAACTTCTGCGGTGACCACTTCGTCGACTTCGCGCGACGCCAGGTCGGGCGGACCATCGAAGACTTCGAGATGCTCCGACCGGGGGAGCGGGTGCTGGTGGCGGTCTCCGGCGGCAAGGACTCGCTCGCGCTGTGGGACCTGCTCCTCGACCTCGGCTACGACGCGGTCGGCTTGTACCTCGGGCTGGGCATCGGCGACTACAGCGACGAATCCGGCCGCTACGCCCGCGCCTTCGCGGCGAGCCGCGGGGTGGACCTGAGAGAGGTCGACCTCCGGGCCGACCATGGCTACGACGTCCCCACGGCTGCAGCCGCCACGCGCCGCGTGCCCTGTTCGGCTTGTGGCTTGTCGAAGCGTCACTTGTTCGACCGCGCGGCGCTCGACGGCGGGTTCGAGGCGGTGGCAACGGGTCACAACCTCGACGATGAGGCGGCGGTGCTGTTCGGCAACACACTGCGGTGGGACACCGAGTATCTCGGTCGCCAGCTCCCGAAGCTGCCCGCCGGCCCGGGCCATCCCGCCAAAGTCAAGCCGCTCGTTCGCTTGGGCGAGCGCGAGACCGCCGCGTACTGCGTGATCCGCGGGATCGACTACCAGGTCGAGGAATGCCCGATGGCGGCAGGCAATCGCCACCTCCGCTACAAGGAGGCGTTGAACACGGTGGAGGCGGCGTCGCCCGGCACGAAGCACGCGTTCTACTTCAACTTTCTCGCACGTGCGGTCAAACGGTTTCGCGTCGACACGGCAGCGGAGTTGGGCACGGTCGAGCGTTGCGGTCGTTGCGGTGGGCCCACGACGGGCACGATCTGCGCCTTCTGCCGGCTGGTGGAGACCGCGTCCGCGGCCGAGCCGGTTCGCCTCACGACGAAGCAGAAGGGGAGCACGCGATGACCTCGGACCAGACGGCGGGCGACGAGCCGGCGGAACCGAGCAGTCCGGGTCGCGCCGTGCGCCCGCTCGGCGTCGGCGACAAGGTGCTGCTGATCGACGACAAGCGCCGTCGTTACCTGATCACGCTCGCGGAGGGCGGTGAGTTCCACTCCCACGCCGGCTACCTGGCGCATGAGGAGCTGATCGGGCGCGACGAAGGCATCACCGTGCGCTCCACGCGGGGCGCACGCTTCGTCGTCTTCCGTCCCACGCTCGACGACTTCGTGCTCAAGATGCCCCGCGGCGCCCAGGTGATCTATCCGAAGGATCTCGGACCGATCTTGATGCTCGCCGACATCTCGCCGGGTGTCCGGGTGCTCGAGTCCGGGGTGGGATCCGGCGCGCTGTCGATGGCCATGCTGCGCGCCGGCGCCGTCGTCACCGGCTACGAGCTGCGCGACGACTTCGCCAACCGGGCACGCACCAACGTGCAGGGCTTCCTCGGCGACGATGCGATGTCGCGCTACTCGGTCGAGACGCGCGACTGCTACGAGGGCATCGACGAGACCGATCTCGATCGGGTGGTGCTCGACCTGCCCGAGCCGTGGCAGGTCGTGAAGCACGCGGAGCGCGCGCTGCGACCCGGCGGCATCCTCGTCGCCTACACCCCGTCGATCATTCAGGTGTCCCAGCTGCGCGACGGCCTGGCCGGGGCCGGCTTCGCGCTCGCCGGGACCCTCGAAGTCCTCCACCGCACCTGGCACGTCGAAGGTCATGCGGTTCGGCCCGACCACCGGATGGTCGCCCACACCGGGTTCTTGACCCATGCCCGAAGAGTGACGACCTGACTGAGTACTTTCACCGCCGGTGAGCTCGCTCGACGTGATCCTCGTCGCCGCGGCTGCCGCGGCGGCAACGGGCGGCTACCGGCTCGGCCTGTTGATGCGCGCCACGTCGTGGCTCGGTCTCCTCATAGGTGTCTTCATCGTCTCGCGGTTCTTGCCGTTCACGCTGCGCGAGCTGCGCACCGACCTCCAACCCGACGCCCTGCTCCTCGTGGCGGTCGGCATCCTCGCCTTTGGCGGGTTGGTGGGCCAAGCGCTCGGCTTGGTGGTCGGACAGCGCCTGCACCTCGCCATCCGCACGCGCCGGCTCCGACGGATCGACCACGTGCTGGGCGCGGTCGGCGGTGTGCTCGGCGTGCTGCTGGCGATCTGGGTGCTGGCCCCCGCCATGGCCTCGATCCCGGGCTGGAGTGCCCGCGAGACGCGCAACTCGGCGATCGTGCGGGAAGTCCACCGCTTCCTCCCGCAGTCACCCGACACCGCGCGCTCGATGCGGCGCCTCCTCGGCGCCGGCTACCCCGACGTGTTCGACGCGCTGCGTCCCGCCCCGCGCGTGGGCCCTGCGCCATCGGCGAGCGGTCTCACCGAGACGCAGGCCGATCGGATCGCGGCGTCGACGGTCAAGGTGCTGGGGCCGGCGTGTGGCCTGGAGCAGGAGGGGAGTGGGTTCGTGGTCGCCCCGGACATCGTGGCCACCAACGCCCACGTCGTGGCCGGCGAGAACCGCACGTACGTGTTGCGCGACAACGGCGAGGAACTGCGTGCCGTGCCGGTGGCCTTTGACCCGAAACGAGATCTCGCCTTGCTGCGTGTCGAGGGGCTCGACCAGCCTGCGCTGCCCCTGCTCGACTCCCAAGAGGGCATGACGGGCGGGGTGTTCGGCCATCCTCACGGCGGGCCGCTCACGATCTCGCCGTTCCGCGTCGATCAGGTCACCACGGTCTCCGGCTCTGACATCTACAGCCAGGGACGCACGACGAGACGGGTCCTGTACCTCGCCAGCGAGCTCGCGCCGGGCGACTCGGGTGCCGCGCTGGTGACCCCGGCGGGTCAGGT
The sequence above is a segment of the Acidimicrobiales bacterium genome. Coding sequences within it:
- a CDS encoding MarP family serine protease, which encodes MSSLDVILVAAAAAAATGGYRLGLLMRATSWLGLLIGVFIVSRFLPFTLRELRTDLQPDALLLVAVGILAFGGLVGQALGLVVGQRLHLAIRTRRLRRIDHVLGAVGGVLGVLLAIWVLAPAMASIPGWSARETRNSAIVREVHRFLPQSPDTARSMRRLLGAGYPDVFDALRPAPRVGPAPSASGLTETQADRIAASTVKVLGPACGLEQEGSGFVVAPDIVATNAHVVAGENRTYVLRDNGEELRAVPVAFDPKRDLALLRVEGLDQPALPLLDSQEGMTGGVFGHPHGGPLTISPFRVDQVTTVSGSDIYSQGRTTRRVLYLASELAPGDSGAALVTPAGQVVGVAFAIAPDRPGVAYALATSELRAMLGTASSSEVDTGSCVAG